One Xiphophorus maculatus strain JP 163 A chromosome 9, X_maculatus-5.0-male, whole genome shotgun sequence DNA segment encodes these proteins:
- the LOC111609624 gene encoding uncharacterized protein LOC111609624, with protein MPRRGRRSEAAKVRWRKLEIVPVDAKPGTPPLAPSAWNPTRSPPKKMSRLLEGELHDQMSPPVVRQEEPRVPPTSPGLRRGTGRRHRVETWPASRVTRRSCKLVLPTAGALEKKVFFYFFLTRI; from the exons ATGCCACGTAGAGGACGACGCTCCGAGGCTGCCAAGGTGAGATGGAGAAAGCTGGAGATTGTGCCGGTCGACGCAAAG CCTGGGACACCACCGCTCGCACCCAGCGCTTGGAACCCAACTCGGTCTCCGCCAAAGAAG ATGTCCCGACTGCTGGAGGGTGAACTGCACGACCAA ATGTCGCCTCCCGTGGTGCGTCAGGAGGAGCCCCGTGTGCCACCGACCTCTCCTGGGTTAC GCCGTGGGACGGGGCGTCGCCATCGGGTGGAGACGTGGCCAGCCTCCCGGGTGACCAGACGGAGCTGCAAGTTGGTTCTGCCTACTGCCGGGGCTCTGGAGAagaaggtatttttttatttttttttaactcgtATATAA